One window of Vitis riparia cultivar Riparia Gloire de Montpellier isolate 1030 chromosome 5, EGFV_Vit.rip_1.0, whole genome shotgun sequence genomic DNA carries:
- the LOC117915145 gene encoding uncharacterized protein LOC117915145, protein MAGVMQLANFSNIKCDIPELKGDDYKVWKERILLHLGCMDIDYAIKKDKPTIINVSTTAEKALYEQWEQSNHLSLMFIKTKISNGIRGSVDQHDNVKTLLKAIDEQFVTSDKALAITLIMKFSSLRLTDVSGVRDHIMQMRDIAAQLKTFEVEMSDSFLVHFILNTLP, encoded by the exons ATGGCGGGAG TCATGCAACTTGCGAATTTCTCTAATATAAAATGTGACATTCCCGAATTGAAAGGTGATGACTATaaagtttggaaggagagaattctCCTACATTTGGGGTGCATGGACATTGATTATGCTATCAAGAAAGACAAACCAACCATTATTAACGTCAGCACTACAGCAGAAAAGGCTCTTTATGAACAATGGGAGCAAtcaaatcaccttagtctaatgttcataaagaccaaaatcTCTAATGGTATTCGTGGTTCTGTCGATCAGCATGACAATGTCAAGACATTATTGAAGGCTATCGATGAGCAATTTGTGACTTCAGATAAGGCACTTGCCATCACCCTGATAATGAAGTTTTCATCCTTAAGGCTCACCGATGTGAGTGGTGTGCGAGATCACATAATGCAAATGAGGGATATTGCAGCACAATTGAAGACATTTGAGGTTGAAATGTCTGACTCATTCCTTGTGCACTTTATTTTGAACACTCTTCCATAG
- the LOC117913921 gene encoding membrane protein PM19L, whose amino-acid sequence MATVGRNMAAPLLFLNLILYILVVGFGSWCLNRLINGQTHNPGFGGNGATMFFLVFAILAGVVGVASKFSGGNHIRAWRNDSLAAAGASALVAWAITALAFGLACKEIHIGGHRGWRLRVLEALIIILTFTQLLYLMLLHAGVFSSKYGPGYRDTEYGTGAPAVDPGHKGGVAGTRV is encoded by the exons ATGGCTACAGTGGGAAGAAACATGGCAGCTCCTCTACTCTTCCTCAACTTGATATTGTATATTCTTGTGGTGGGTTTTGGTAGTTGGTGCCTCAACAGGTTGATCAATGGCCAGACCCACAACCCTG GGTTTGGAGGGAACGGTGCAACGATGTTCTTCCTGGTATTCGCCATACTGGCGGGTGTGGTGGGCGTGGCATCAAAGTTTTCCGGCGGTAACCACATCAGAGCATGGAGGAACGACAGTCTAGCAGCAGCAGGAGCATCAGCACTGGTTGCATGGGCCATCACTGCACTAGCCTTCGG ATTAGCTTGTAAGGAGATCCACATAGGAGGGCACAGGGGCTGGAGACTGAGGGTGCTAGAGGCActgataataatattaacattcaCCCAACTGCTCTACCTCATGCTGCTCCATGCTGGGGTTTTCAGCAGCAAGTATGGTCCGGGTTACAGGGATACTGAGTATGGCACCGGAGCTCCTGCCGTCGATCCGGGACATAAAGGTGGTGTTGCCGGAACTAGGGTTTAA
- the LOC117915116 gene encoding surfeit locus protein 6-like — MKKKQKPISQSDPDSDLKSVIHQHSLYFDKLIELIPARFYLPSDNTDKPWFQGLSKAAKASAKKQSKENIKKARRDRLDPEKSSTTLDLLNQSLRNEELDSESDGEAGIKPMISGLENDERSVTYEELRQRLHRRIEELQSGRKKNSGDLDEAKKAEKRDERKKKETGGNFQERKRKRDPGSEEDDQLKISDSAAKLTEDASEASKELTFGHVKIGNKEELGKKKKRKLSKLKELEKAKKLEEEKKDPEKGKIISKKHSWQAATSRAAGIKVHDDPKLLKQSIHKGKKRHQKNVEKWKERVETRDKMRAQKQQTRSENIGERIHQKKMRRIAKREKKLMRPGFEGRKEGFITKDKA; from the coding sequence atgaagaagaaacaaaaacccATCAGTCAATCGGATCCTGATTCCGATCTGAAATCTGTCATTCATCAGCATTCCTTGTACTTTGACAAGTTAATTGAGCTAATCCCCGCCAGATTTTATCTCCCCAGTGACAATACAGATAAGCCATGGTTTCAGGGCCTAAGCAAGGCTGCAAAAGCTTCAGCAAAGaaacaatcaaaagaaaatattaagaaagcTCGAAGAGATCGGTTAGATCCAGAGAAATCATCTACGACACTAGATTTGTTAAACCAAAGCTTACGAAATGAGGAATTGGACAGTGAGAGTGATGGTGAAGCAGGTATTAAACCAATGATTTCTGGTCTAGAAAATGATGAACGATCAGTGACATATGAAGAACTACGGCAAAGACTTCATCGCCGAATTGAGGAGTTACAGTCAGGTCGAAAGAAAAATAGTGGGGATTTAGATGAAGCAAAGAAGGCTGAgaagagagatgagagaaagaagaaagaaacaggAGGAAATTTTCAGGAAAGGAAGCGCAAGAGAGACCCTGGATCCGAAGAAGATGATCAACTTAAGATCAGTGATTCAGCTGCTAAATTGACTGAGGATGCATCAGAGGCTTCAAAAGAACTCACATTTGGTCATGTGAAGATTGGGAACAAAGAAGAGcttggaaagaagaaaaagaggaagCTCTCAAAGTTGAAGGAGCTTGAGAAGGCAAAGAAAttggaggaggagaagaaagaCCCAGAGAAAGGCAAGATTATTTCGAAGAAGCATTCATGGCAAGCAGCAACAAGTAGAGCTGCAGGAATCAAGGTCCACGATGATCCGAAATTGTTGAAACAAAGCATACATAAGGGGAAGAAGAGGCACCAAAAGAATGTTGAGAAGTGGAAAGAAAGAGTTGAAACTAGAGATAAAATGAGAGCACAGAAGCAGCAGACAAGATCAGAAAATATAGGTGAGAGGATTCACCAGAAGAAGATGCGGCGGATTGCAAAGAGGGAGAAAAAGCTCATGCGACCAGGGTTTGAAGGTCGCAAAGAAGGTTTTATTACCAAAGATAAAGCTTAA